The Nitrospirota bacterium genome window below encodes:
- a CDS encoding type II toxin-antitoxin system Phd/YefM family antitoxin, whose amino-acid sequence MKKYQTAHSLNTVTATKAKASFSAVLAQAGYQGQRIIVKKGRRPTAVILGYEDFQRLADLEDRYESALLTKSLKDDRFLPLDEVIPRLGL is encoded by the coding sequence ATGAAGAAATACCAAACAGCTCACTCTTTGAATACGGTCACGGCAACCAAAGCGAAAGCCAGCTTCTCAGCCGTGTTGGCTCAAGCCGGCTATCAAGGGCAGCGGATCATCGTCAAAAAGGGGAGGCGCCCGACTGCCGTGATCCTCGGGTACGAAGATTTCCAGCGCCTTGCTGATCTCGAAGATCGGTACGAGTCAGCGCTTCTTACCAAGAGTCTGAAGGACGATCGATTCCTCCCTCTCGATGAAGTAATCCCCCGTCTCGGCCTGTGA
- a CDS encoding type II toxin-antitoxin system VapB family antitoxin: MRTNIVINDRLMRQAMKASGLRTKRETVEAGLKLLVQIQAQTVIRRLKGAVRWEGNLEESRTSRVPLAS; encoded by the coding sequence ATGCGGACCAACATTGTCATCAACGACAGGCTCATGCGCCAAGCGATGAAGGCGTCGGGCTTGCGGACCAAGCGGGAGACGGTGGAGGCGGGGCTAAAGCTACTCGTGCAGATTCAGGCGCAGACTGTCATTCGTCGCCTCAAGGGCGCCGTTCGATGGGAGGGGAACCTTGAGGAATCTCGAACAAGCCGGGTTCCACTTGCCTCATGA
- a CDS encoding type II toxin-antitoxin system RelE/ParE family toxin gives MSYSLEFSEAVFDTLEDLGHTDAKRLRQVFLKIISLRRTPRPSDSEQLSHFTYRGLTGFRVTQGEYRIVYAIDEKAKVVKLARILHRDRDYRELDQI, from the coding sequence GTGAGTTATTCACTCGAATTCTCAGAGGCGGTCTTCGACACACTGGAAGATCTCGGACATACAGATGCGAAACGCCTTCGCCAAGTCTTTCTCAAGATCATAAGCCTTCGCCGTACTCCTCGCCCCTCAGACTCTGAACAGCTTTCTCATTTCACCTACCGGGGTCTTACCGGCTTTCGTGTTACACAGGGCGAATATCGCATTGTCTATGCGATCGACGAGAAGGCCAAAGTGGTGAAGCTTGCGCGGATTCTGCACCGTGATCGAGACTATCGTGAACTGGACCAGATCTAG
- a CDS encoding type II toxin-antitoxin system RelE/ParE family toxin, producing the protein MYKVPASQADKIVRILARLNEAMTVQDMALPGYKLHPLKGNLAGCWSVTVSGNWRIIFRFEMGMAYDVDLIDYH; encoded by the coding sequence ATGTATAAGGTACCTGCTTCGCAGGCCGACAAGATAGTCCGGATACTGGCGCGGCTGAATGAAGCCATGACTGTACAGGACATGGCCCTGCCGGGATATAAACTGCATCCCCTGAAAGGGAACCTCGCTGGGTGTTGGTCGGTCACTGTGTCGGGAAACTGGCGGATCATTTTCAGGTTTGAAATGGGTATGGCATATGACGTGGATTTGATTGATTATCACTAG